Proteins from a genomic interval of Gadus macrocephalus chromosome 2, ASM3116895v1:
- the zgc:55558 gene encoding GTPase KRas yields MTEYKLVVVGAGGVGKSALTIQLIQNHFVDEYDPTIEDSYRKQVVIDGETCLLDILDTAGQEEYSAMRDQYMRTGEGFLCVFAINNSKSFEDVHLYREQINRVKDSDSVPMVLVGNKSDLGTRSVESRQAQELARSYGVPFVETSAKTRQGVEEAFYSLVREIRRYKETHRSNKKSKKSTQRRCHIL; encoded by the exons ATGACCGAGTACAAGCTGGTGGTGGTTGGAGCCGGAGGTGTAGGCAAGAGTGCTTTGACCATACAACTCATCCAGAATCACTTCGTAGACGAATATGATCCCACTATCGAG GACTCGTACCGGAAGCAGGTGGTGATCGACGGTGAGACGTGCCTGCTGGACATTCTGGACACGGCGGGCCAGGAGGAATACAGCGCCATGCGCGACCAGTACATGAGGACGGGGGAGGGCTTCCTTTGTGTCTTCGCTATAAACAACAGCAAGTCCTTCGAGGACGTCCACCTGTACAG GGAGCAGATCAACAGGGTGAAGGACAGCGACAGCGTTCCCATGGTGCTCGTGGGCAACAAGAGCGACCTGGGGACCCGAAGCGTGGAGTCGCGGCAGGCCCAGGAGCTGGCTCGCAGCTACGGTGTGCCCTTCGTGGAGACCTCCGCCAAGACCCGACAG ggtgtggAGGAGGCCTTCTACTCCCTGGTGAGGGAGATCCGCCGCTACAAGGAGACACACCGCAGCAACAAGAAGAGCAAGAAGAGCACTCAGAGAAGATGTCACATACTATAG
- the pold1 gene encoding DNA polymerase delta catalytic subunit isoform X2, with amino-acid sequence MDGKKRNAGPLAGGVSQAKRGKPGSEWEDSPSGFEEELSAMMDEAEMDGEEREGQAGHGVIPVGELFSADINPKWRRPPAPPLDASSDTLVFQQIDLDYYLGGAVAGMPGQSNGTVPIIRMFGVTDSGNSVCCHVHGFAPYFYTPAPNGFTSAHLGDFKRELNSAVLKDLRSNKDNISVTVLAVDITRKESMYGYHGRHIQDFLRITMAMPRLIAPAKRLLEQGIKFGPFGQQNYQSYEANIDFEIRFMVDCGVVGCCWIELPKGKYRVREAKAPGDMTSGNPSMVSLCQYEVDVGWTDLVSHPAEGEWQRIVPLRVLSFDIECAGRKGIFPEADKDPVIQIASMVQRQGEKEPFIRTVFTLQSCASIVGSQILCFTQEKQLLQSWAEFVRTTDPDIVTGYNIQNFDFPYLLNRAANLKVNLFPYLGRIQGIKSVLRDSNFQSKQMGRRENKIMNMEGRVQFDLLQVLLRDYKLRSYTLNAVSYHFLQEQKEDVQHSIITDLQNGNEQTRRRLAVYCLKDAYLPLRLLQKLMCVINYMEMARVTGVPLTYLLSRGQQIKVVSQLLRQAMKQDLVMPVVKSQGGEDYTGATVIEPEKGYYSVPIATLDFSSLYPSIMMAHNLCYTTLLQRGSAEKLGLSPEDFIKTPTGDQFVKSSVRKGLLPEILENLLSARKKAKTELKNETDPFKKQVLDGRQLALKISANSVYGFTGAQVGKLPCLEISQSVTGFGRQMIEKTKQLVESKYTVANGYTADAKVIYGDTDSVMVKLGVERVDQAMELGREAAEWVSSHFTPPIRLEFEKVYYPYLLINKKRYAGLYFSSSAHTHEKMDCKGIETVRRDNCPLVANLINTCLQNILIERDPQGAVAHAKEVISDLLCNRIDISQLVITKELTRTAQEYAGKQAHVELAERMRKRDAGSAPNLGDRVPYVIIKAAKGVAAYMKSEDPIFVLENNIPIDTQYYLEQQLSKPLLRIFEPILGESKAESILLKGDHTRCKTVLTSRVGGLMAFAQKRSTCIGCKAVLKTDATCYCLCSCGV; translated from the exons ATGGACGGAAAGAAACGAAACGCAGGGCCGCTGGCGGGCGGTGTGTCGCAGGCCAAGCGTGGCAAGCCAGGCAGCGAGTGGGAGGACAGCCCGTCCGGGTTTGAGGAAGAGCTTTCAGCCATGATGGACGAAGCCGAGATGGACGGGGAAGAGCGGGAGGGGCAGGCGGGCCACGGTGTCATACCTGTCG GCGAGCTGTTCTCAGCAGACATCAACCCCAAGTGGCGGAGACCCCCGGCCCCGCCACTAGACGCCAGCTCAGACACGCTGGTCTTCCAACAGATCGACCTCGACTACTACTTAG GAGGCGCGGTGGCGGGAATGCCCGGCCAATCAAACGGCACCGTGCCCATCATCCGCATGTTTGGTGTGACCGACAGCGGGAACAGCGTGTGCTGCCATGTGCACGGCTTCGCTCCCTACTTCTACACGCCTGCGCCCAATG GATTCACGTCTGCCCACTTGGGAGATTTCAAGAGAGAGTTGAACTCTGCTGTGCTGAAGGATTTGCGCTCGAATAAGGACAACATCTCTGTGACTGTTCTTGCTGTAGACATCACACGCAAAGAGA GCATGTACGGTTACCATGGGAGGCACATCCAGGATTTCCTCCGGATCACCATGGCGATGCCACGCCTCATAGCGCCAGCCAAGAGGCTCCTGGAGCAGGGCATCAAGTTTGGACCTTTCGGCCAGCAGAACTATCAATCCTACGAGGCTAACATTGACTTTGAAATCAG GTTCATGGTGGACTGCGGTGTCGTGGGCTGCTGCTGGATCGAGCTCCCCAAGGGCAAATACCGAGTCCGTGAGGCCAAGGCCCCCGGGGACATGACCTCGGGGAACCCCAGCATG GTGTCCTTGTGTCAGTACGAGGTGGACGTGGGCTGGACCGACCTGGTCAGCCACCCCGCTGAAGGGGAGTGGCAGCGCATCGTGCCCCTCAGGGTCCTCAGCTTCGACATAGAgtgtgcaggaaggaagg GGATCTTCCCGGAGGCGGACAAGGACCCGGTCATCCAGATCGCCTCCATGGTGCAGCGGCAGGGCGAGAAGGAGCCCTTCATCCGCACCGTCTTCACCCTGCAGTCCTGCGCCAGCATCGTGGGCTCCCAGATCCTGTGCTTCACACAGGAGAAACAGCTGCTGCag AGCTGGGCGGAGTTTGTAAGGACCACTGACCCTGACATCGTCACCGGCTACAACATCCAGAACTTTGACTTCCCCTACCTGCTCAACAGGGCAGCGAACCTGAAG GTAAACCTGTTCCCCTACCTGGGCAGGATACAAGGCATCAAGTCTGTCCTGAGAGACTCTAACTTCCAGAGCAAGCAGATGGGCCGGCGGGAGAACAAGATCATGAACATGGAGGGCCGGGTTCAGTTCGACCTGCTGCAG GTGCTCCTCAGGGACTACAAGTTGCGCTCGTACACGCTCAACGCCGTCAGCTAccacttcctgcaggagcagaaggaggacgTGCAGCACTCCATCATAACTGATCTGCAG AACGGTAACGAGCAGACCCGGCGGCGTCTGGCTGTCTACTGTCTGAAGGACGCCTACCTGCCACTGCGGCTGCTGCAGAAGCTCATGTGCGTCATCAACTACATGGAGATGGCCAGGGTGACGGGCGTCCCCCTCACCTACCTGCTCTCCAGGGGCCAGCAGATCAAGGTGGTCTCCCAGCTGCTGCGACAG GCCATGAAGCAGGACTTGGTGATGCCTGTCGTGAAATCACAAGGTGGAGAAGACTACACTGGAGCAACTGTAATTGAGCCAGAAAAAGG GTACTACAGTGTTCCCATCGCCACCCTGGATTTCTCCTCTCTGTATCCGTCCATCATGATGGCTCACAACCTCTGCTACACCACGCTGCTCCAGAGGGGCAGTGCAGAGAAGCTAGG CCTGTCTCCGGAGGACTTCATCAAGACTCCAACAGGGGACCAGTTTGTGAAGAGCTCTGTGAGGAAAGGACTGCTGCCAGAGATCCTAGAGAACCTGCTGTCTGCCAGGAAGAA GGCGAAGACGGAGCTGAAGAATGAAACGGACCCCTTCAAGAAGCAGGTGCTGGATGGCCGCCAGCTGGCACTGAAGATCAGCGCTAACTCTGTGTACGGATTCACAGGCGCGCAGGTCGGCAAACTGCCCTGTCTCGAGATATCCCAG AGCGTCACCGGCTTCGGAAGACAGATGATTGAAAAGACCAAGCAGCTGGTGGAGTCCAAGTACACGGTAGCCAACGGCTACACAGCAGATGCTAAg GTGATTTATGGGGACACAGACTCGGTGATGGTGAAGCTTGGCGTAGAGCGGGTGGACCAGGCCATGGAGTTGGGCAGGGAAGCAGCAGAGTGGGTGTCCTCACACTTCACCCCCCCCATCCGGCTGGAGTTTGAGAAG GTGTACTATCCATACCTGCTGATCAACAAGAAGCGCTATGCCGGCCTCTACTTTTCGTCCAGTGCTCACACGCACGAGAAGATGGACTGCAAGGGCATTGAGACCGTCAGAAGAGAcaactgccccctggtggccaacCTAATAAACACATGCCTGCAGAACATCCTCATTGAACG TGACCCCCAGGGGGCGGTAGCGCATGCCAAGGAGGTGATCTCGGACCTGCTGTGTAACCGCATCGACATCAGCCAGCTGGTCATCACCAAGGAGCTGACCCGCACTGCCCAGGAGTACGCCGGCAAGCAGGCTCACGTGGAGCTGGCAGAAAG gatgaggaagagagacGCAGGAAGTGCACCAAACCTGGGAGACCGAGTTCCTTATGTCATCATTAAAGCGGCGAAGGGTGTAGCGGCATACATGAAGTCAGAG GACCCCATCTTCGTGCTGGAGAACAACATTCCCATCGACACCCAGTATTacctggagcagcagctgtCCAAGCCTCTGCTCAGGATATTTGAGCCCATTCTGGGAGAGAGCAAGGCAGAGAGCATCTTGCTCA AGGGGGACCACACGCGCTGTAAGACTGTGCTGACCTCCAGGGTGGGTGGTCTGATGGCGTTCGCCCAGAAGAGAAGCACCTGTATCGGCTGCAAGGCTGTTCTCAAGACGGACG CAACCTGTTACTGTCTCTGCAGCTGCGGTGTGTGA
- the pold1 gene encoding DNA polymerase delta catalytic subunit isoform X1, producing MDGKKRNAGPLAGGVSQAKRGKPGSEWEDSPSGFEEELSAMMDEAEMDGEEREGQAGHGVIPVGELFSADINPKWRRPPAPPLDASSDTLVFQQIDLDYYLGGAVAGMPGQSNGTVPIIRMFGVTDSGNSVCCHVHGFAPYFYTPAPNGFTSAHLGDFKRELNSAVLKDLRSNKDNISVTVLAVDITRKESMYGYHGRHIQDFLRITMAMPRLIAPAKRLLEQGIKFGPFGQQNYQSYEANIDFEIRFMVDCGVVGCCWIELPKGKYRVREAKAPGDMTSGNPSMVSLCQYEVDVGWTDLVSHPAEGEWQRIVPLRVLSFDIECAGRKGIFPEADKDPVIQIASMVQRQGEKEPFIRTVFTLQSCASIVGSQILCFTQEKQLLQSWAEFVRTTDPDIVTGYNIQNFDFPYLLNRAANLKVNLFPYLGRIQGIKSVLRDSNFQSKQMGRRENKIMNMEGRVQFDLLQVLLRDYKLRSYTLNAVSYHFLQEQKEDVQHSIITDLQNGNEQTRRRLAVYCLKDAYLPLRLLQKLMCVINYMEMARVTGVPLTYLLSRGQQIKVVSQLLRQAMKQDLVMPVVKSQGGEDYTGATVIEPEKGYYSVPIATLDFSSLYPSIMMAHNLCYTTLLQRGSAEKLGLSPEDFIKTPTGDQFVKSSVRKGLLPEILENLLSARKKAKTELKNETDPFKKQVLDGRQLALKISANSVYGFTGAQVGKLPCLEISQSVTGFGRQMIEKTKQLVESKYTVANGYTADAKVIYGDTDSVMVKLGVERVDQAMELGREAAEWVSSHFTPPIRLEFEKVYYPYLLINKKRYAGLYFSSSAHTHEKMDCKGIETVRRDNCPLVANLINTCLQNILIERDPQGAVAHAKEVISDLLCNRIDISQLVITKELTRTAQEYAGKQAHVELAERMRKRDAGSAPNLGDRVPYVIIKAAKGVAAYMKSEDPIFVLENNIPIDTQYYLEQQLSKPLLRIFEPILGESKAESILLKGDHTRCKTVLTSRVGGLMAFAQKRSTCIGCKAVLKTDAAVCDYCKQKESELYQKEIFHMRTLEERFSRLWTQCQRCQGSLHEDVLCTSRDCPIFYMRKKVQKDLDDQGNLVDRFGW from the exons ATGGACGGAAAGAAACGAAACGCAGGGCCGCTGGCGGGCGGTGTGTCGCAGGCCAAGCGTGGCAAGCCAGGCAGCGAGTGGGAGGACAGCCCGTCCGGGTTTGAGGAAGAGCTTTCAGCCATGATGGACGAAGCCGAGATGGACGGGGAAGAGCGGGAGGGGCAGGCGGGCCACGGTGTCATACCTGTCG GCGAGCTGTTCTCAGCAGACATCAACCCCAAGTGGCGGAGACCCCCGGCCCCGCCACTAGACGCCAGCTCAGACACGCTGGTCTTCCAACAGATCGACCTCGACTACTACTTAG GAGGCGCGGTGGCGGGAATGCCCGGCCAATCAAACGGCACCGTGCCCATCATCCGCATGTTTGGTGTGACCGACAGCGGGAACAGCGTGTGCTGCCATGTGCACGGCTTCGCTCCCTACTTCTACACGCCTGCGCCCAATG GATTCACGTCTGCCCACTTGGGAGATTTCAAGAGAGAGTTGAACTCTGCTGTGCTGAAGGATTTGCGCTCGAATAAGGACAACATCTCTGTGACTGTTCTTGCTGTAGACATCACACGCAAAGAGA GCATGTACGGTTACCATGGGAGGCACATCCAGGATTTCCTCCGGATCACCATGGCGATGCCACGCCTCATAGCGCCAGCCAAGAGGCTCCTGGAGCAGGGCATCAAGTTTGGACCTTTCGGCCAGCAGAACTATCAATCCTACGAGGCTAACATTGACTTTGAAATCAG GTTCATGGTGGACTGCGGTGTCGTGGGCTGCTGCTGGATCGAGCTCCCCAAGGGCAAATACCGAGTCCGTGAGGCCAAGGCCCCCGGGGACATGACCTCGGGGAACCCCAGCATG GTGTCCTTGTGTCAGTACGAGGTGGACGTGGGCTGGACCGACCTGGTCAGCCACCCCGCTGAAGGGGAGTGGCAGCGCATCGTGCCCCTCAGGGTCCTCAGCTTCGACATAGAgtgtgcaggaaggaagg GGATCTTCCCGGAGGCGGACAAGGACCCGGTCATCCAGATCGCCTCCATGGTGCAGCGGCAGGGCGAGAAGGAGCCCTTCATCCGCACCGTCTTCACCCTGCAGTCCTGCGCCAGCATCGTGGGCTCCCAGATCCTGTGCTTCACACAGGAGAAACAGCTGCTGCag AGCTGGGCGGAGTTTGTAAGGACCACTGACCCTGACATCGTCACCGGCTACAACATCCAGAACTTTGACTTCCCCTACCTGCTCAACAGGGCAGCGAACCTGAAG GTAAACCTGTTCCCCTACCTGGGCAGGATACAAGGCATCAAGTCTGTCCTGAGAGACTCTAACTTCCAGAGCAAGCAGATGGGCCGGCGGGAGAACAAGATCATGAACATGGAGGGCCGGGTTCAGTTCGACCTGCTGCAG GTGCTCCTCAGGGACTACAAGTTGCGCTCGTACACGCTCAACGCCGTCAGCTAccacttcctgcaggagcagaaggaggacgTGCAGCACTCCATCATAACTGATCTGCAG AACGGTAACGAGCAGACCCGGCGGCGTCTGGCTGTCTACTGTCTGAAGGACGCCTACCTGCCACTGCGGCTGCTGCAGAAGCTCATGTGCGTCATCAACTACATGGAGATGGCCAGGGTGACGGGCGTCCCCCTCACCTACCTGCTCTCCAGGGGCCAGCAGATCAAGGTGGTCTCCCAGCTGCTGCGACAG GCCATGAAGCAGGACTTGGTGATGCCTGTCGTGAAATCACAAGGTGGAGAAGACTACACTGGAGCAACTGTAATTGAGCCAGAAAAAGG GTACTACAGTGTTCCCATCGCCACCCTGGATTTCTCCTCTCTGTATCCGTCCATCATGATGGCTCACAACCTCTGCTACACCACGCTGCTCCAGAGGGGCAGTGCAGAGAAGCTAGG CCTGTCTCCGGAGGACTTCATCAAGACTCCAACAGGGGACCAGTTTGTGAAGAGCTCTGTGAGGAAAGGACTGCTGCCAGAGATCCTAGAGAACCTGCTGTCTGCCAGGAAGAA GGCGAAGACGGAGCTGAAGAATGAAACGGACCCCTTCAAGAAGCAGGTGCTGGATGGCCGCCAGCTGGCACTGAAGATCAGCGCTAACTCTGTGTACGGATTCACAGGCGCGCAGGTCGGCAAACTGCCCTGTCTCGAGATATCCCAG AGCGTCACCGGCTTCGGAAGACAGATGATTGAAAAGACCAAGCAGCTGGTGGAGTCCAAGTACACGGTAGCCAACGGCTACACAGCAGATGCTAAg GTGATTTATGGGGACACAGACTCGGTGATGGTGAAGCTTGGCGTAGAGCGGGTGGACCAGGCCATGGAGTTGGGCAGGGAAGCAGCAGAGTGGGTGTCCTCACACTTCACCCCCCCCATCCGGCTGGAGTTTGAGAAG GTGTACTATCCATACCTGCTGATCAACAAGAAGCGCTATGCCGGCCTCTACTTTTCGTCCAGTGCTCACACGCACGAGAAGATGGACTGCAAGGGCATTGAGACCGTCAGAAGAGAcaactgccccctggtggccaacCTAATAAACACATGCCTGCAGAACATCCTCATTGAACG TGACCCCCAGGGGGCGGTAGCGCATGCCAAGGAGGTGATCTCGGACCTGCTGTGTAACCGCATCGACATCAGCCAGCTGGTCATCACCAAGGAGCTGACCCGCACTGCCCAGGAGTACGCCGGCAAGCAGGCTCACGTGGAGCTGGCAGAAAG gatgaggaagagagacGCAGGAAGTGCACCAAACCTGGGAGACCGAGTTCCTTATGTCATCATTAAAGCGGCGAAGGGTGTAGCGGCATACATGAAGTCAGAG GACCCCATCTTCGTGCTGGAGAACAACATTCCCATCGACACCCAGTATTacctggagcagcagctgtCCAAGCCTCTGCTCAGGATATTTGAGCCCATTCTGGGAGAGAGCAAGGCAGAGAGCATCTTGCTCA AGGGGGACCACACGCGCTGTAAGACTGTGCTGACCTCCAGGGTGGGTGGTCTGATGGCGTTCGCCCAGAAGAGAAGCACCTGTATCGGCTGCAAGGCTGTTCTCAAGACGGACG CTGCGGTGTGTGATTACTGCAAGCAGAAAGAGTCAGAACTTTACCAAAAGGAG ATCTTCCACATGAGGACGTTGGAGGAGCGTTTCTCTCGTCTCTGGACTCAGTGTCAGCGTTGCCAGGGTTCTCTCCACGAGGACGTTCTTTGTACCAG CCGAGACTGTCCCATCTTTTACATGAGGAAGAAGGTGCAGAAGGATCTGGACGACCAGGGCAACCTGGTGGATCGTTTCGGCTGGTGA